A segment of the bacterium BMS3Abin11 genome:
AAAGTTTTTCTGCCAGGCGGGCAAGCCGGTCTCCTTTTATCGAACTTTTATCCAGATTTCTCTGTCGTACCTCGTCAGATATCTTTGGAAATTTATAGTTAATCGCTGATTTTATTTGCAGTTGTTGCCGTTCACGGATTGGCCCCGTGCTGCGCAGAGTCTGTCCTGTCCCCCATTTCAGTTCAACGGGCTTGCTGACCGGCATGTCGAGAGCAAATATCCATTTTTTATTTGATGGCTCCTGAAGAATTGAATATTTAATCACATTCTCTTTTTTGTAGTTTACTTTTGCAGCGACCACCTTTGCTTGTGGACTTTCTTTCCAAACTCCCTGTTCATAGTTTTCCAGCACCAGGCCGCGCCAGTAGCGCTGTTTTGCAACCGGAAGTCTGCCATTAAACTCTACCCTGAATGCCACTTTTTCACTCTGGTTCAATTCATTAATACTACCAGGCTTCATCGTATCCGACATTCCAGTCAGTCCGGAGTGGCTATCACCGGGCAGTCCAAACAGGCCGCCCTGCAGACGGGGAAATAGCAGGAATAACAATATAGCAACAGGTAGCCCCATCATTACTATGCCCGCAGCACGCCTCAGCATAGTGAATGGTTTTTGTCTGTTACTATGGTTTAAGTACATCATGACCGTGAAAAGGACAATAACTACAGCCATCAAATAGACTCCCAGCCAGAGAGATTGTGAATAGAGAAAGCTTGTCAGGACAATAAACAGACAGAGAAAAATGACCAGCATATAATCACGCATGGTCTTCAGCTCAAGAAATTTCAACATCGTTAATGCCACCAGCATCGCAACACCCGCATCACGCCCGAGTAGGGTATGGTAATGCTGAAAAAGAAATAAGAGCACGATGAAAATTATTATTATTCGAACAATACTGCCGGGCGGGCGCACATTTACGGTGATTATTTTGTAACGCCAGAAAAAGACAAATATTGCAAGCACCGCAAACCATGCAGGCAAGCGCCCCAGGTGGGGGCTCACTGACAGCAGAAATGCAATAAACAAAGAATATAATGCCTGCCTGTCTGGCTTGATTTCCTGACCGGTACTGATATGAAATTTTTGTTTTATCAAAATAACGCTAAAACTTTTAGACACTCTGTCAAATGTCTTTCATCATTTGATGGCAATAATTTATGCCCGGGCAGATCCAGCCCGAAACTTATTCCCTGTGCCCCTGCTTCTATCACCCAGCGGGTAAGCAGACTGATTCGATGTTCTTTATCTCCATGCGTATCATCCCAGTGGAATGTCATTTCAGGCATTTCTCCACCGACAAACTCCTTACTGTACAGGCCCTTGCCTCTGGCATAGGCTTTCCAGTCTATGTGCTGTGGTGGGTCGCCTTTCCGGAATTTCCGCAGGCCCGAATAGTCGTCATGGCTGTTTTTTCTCAGCACGGGTTTCGGGCTATTCCCTGTGACCCTTGATGGAAAGTCCTGCCATTCAGCAGGTTTCGGGTAAACCAGTGTTTTTCTATCAAGCCCTGTGGGTTTACTCCATGAAAATAATAGCCCCAGAGGATAGCGAGTATTCACTTGCACCATAGGCAATGAATACCAGCCTCTTTTCCTTACTCTGGTGCAGCACTCAATGCTCAATATATCACTGGCTGAAAAATCTCTACGCCTGCTTTGGTCGCCTTTTATATCAATACCAATATCATAACGATCACGTTTCGACCGGTTCGAAAGAATAAGTGTGTAGCTTAGTGTATTGCCTACAAATACCGCGCTGCACGTACCGTAGGAAAGACACAGGCCTTCCAGGTTACGATGCGTATATAACATGGATACCAATACCGTCGAGGCCAGTGTAAACGTCATCACATAGGCCAGCGAATTATTGTAATTCACGGCGATCAGCAACATCGCCAGCAGTGCAATTGAAAATATAATGCCATGCCGCGTCGGCAACATGTAAAGGTTTGCTCTTGAAAGACAGTGTTCATCCATACTAGTGCTCCTTCAACCTGAAAATGACGGGTTCAGCATCCCTGTGGTGTCTCGCCGCTTCGTTCTAGCGCGCCTTTATTGTACCGGGGTAATTTCCAGTAGCCTGTCTGCAGGATTCTTCCCTATATTCACGTGTCCCTCCTGATCCATTGCCAGCGTCAGTCTATGCCCAATAACTGCAGGCAGGACATCCTGAACATCTTCCGGTATGACATAGTCTCTCCCGGCAAGCATTGCCCAGGCCCGTGCGCCACTAACTAAATTCAACGCAGCCCTGGGAGAAATGCCATTGTTGAAATTTGCTGAATTTCTTGATTGCTCAGTCAAATCCTGGACATAATCCAGTAGTGCTGGACGGGTTTTTATCGATTTCACTTCTTCCTGCCAGGTCAGTAGATCCGATTTCGTAACCACGGCCTCAAGTTTTGTCAGCAGTTCCCGACGGTCTTCTTTTTCTAGCAAAGTCCGCTCAGAGGCCCGATTCGGGTAACCAAGATTAATTCGCATAAAAAACCGGTCAAGCTGCGACTCTGGTAAAGGGAAAGTGCCACTATGTTCTAGCGGATTTTGTGTGGCGATAACAAAAAATGGATCTGGTAGCGTGTATGTATTTCCATCGATACTTACCTGTCGCTCTTCCATTGCTTCCAGCAGTGCGCTTTGTGCCTTGGGTGAAGCCCTGTTTATTTCATCCGCCAGCACTACACTGGAGAAAATCGGTCCCTGGTGAAAACGGAAGCTGCTGTTGGCTACTTCAAATACCGAAACCCCTGTGATATCCGCTGGTAGCATATCGCTGGTAAACTGTATACGGGCAAAATCAAGCCCAAGCGCTTTTGCCAGTGAGTGCGCAAGTAGAGTCTTGCCCATACCTGGAAGATCCTCGATCAGCAGATGGCCTCTTGCCAGTATACAACACAGGCAAAGCTCAATTTTATCTTCTTTTCCGAGAACTAATTCATTTAGAAACTTTCTAATTTTATCGAATCTTGTTTTCATTTTTATCCTGTAAATTAAGGAGCTTCTGATCGATTATGCCATGTCACTACGAGACCTGAAGCATGTAGCCAAAGTGTGTTTCGCAACGAATGGCCCGGCCCTTTGCATGAAGCACAATGTGCCGTAGGCATGCGCTTCATGCCTCGCTCTTCGGGGCTTACTGACTGATGCACGCTCTGTATTGCAAATTCCACCAGGCCCAGACAAGCTTTTAAAATTGCGCCCTGATTGTGGATCAGTCTGTACGCCTGAGATATGGCATAATCGATCAGAGGTTCCTTAATATGTTTCAATTGATTGTAGACTCGTCACACCAGGTCTTCACTTTATAGGTTGCCTCTATTATTTGTCCATTTAATATAGACCATTGTTTGAGACTTCCGGAACTCATGAAAATGATAAAAAAAATTAAAATGAAAAAACTGGTTGGCCGGCTAATCCTTGTTATGGCATTCATTGCATTGAATGCCTGTGCTACAACTTCGAATAAAGAAACAGAAATGCCTGTGCAGCCAGCCGCCTCCGCTGAGACATTGAAAACCGATCCATTCGAAAATACAAACAGAAAAATATTTGCATTTAATGAAAAGTTTGATGAGAATATTTTAACCCCCCTTTCCAGGGGTTATAGAGTCCTGCCCAGACCGATAAGAATAGCTATTTTTAACTTCTTTTCAAATACCGCCGAGGGTAGAAATCTAATCAACAGCCTGTTGCAGGGCAAACTAAAAAATTCGGTAGATTCTTTTTCGCGGTTATTTATTAATTCTACCCTCGGTCTGTTTGGCCTGATTGATATTGCTACGCTTACCGGGCTTAAAAGACATGTAGAAGATGTCGGACAAACCCTTGCCGTATGGGGTTTTGGTTTTGGGCCTTATGTCGTAATTCCAATAATTGGCTCTTCCAGCGGCCGGGATATATTCGGACTTTATAGCTATTTTTTCTATACCGACCCTCTTGGATATATGACTGACACAGCAACGCGTTTTTCGCTGTTGGTGCTTGATATGGTTGATACACGCTCGCGCTACTTACGTGCCTCATCAGTATTCAGCTTTGCGTCACTTGATCCGTATCAATTTGCCCGCGAAAGTTATTTTCAGCAACGCCTGGATTTTATTTATGATGGTAGGCCTCCAATAGAAAACTACGAATAAACAAAGATGGTTTTATTACAGGGAAATTAAAGCATGGCAGTTTATGCAATTGGTGATGTACAGGGATGCTATAAATCACTTCGTAAGTTAATCAGGATTACCGGCTTTAAGTCAGCGAAGGACCAATTATGGTTTTGCGGTGATCTGGTAAATCGTGGCCCGCAGTCTGCTGATGTTCTACGCTATATAATGGATCTCGGTGATTCAGCCGTTTGTGTGTTAGGCAACCACGACCTGAACTTGTTAGCTGTGGCTAATGGCTGCAGAGAAACAAAAGCTTACGATACCCTGGAAGAGGTCCTCAACGCAGCTGATAGCGTTGAAATGCTTGACTGGTTACGCAAGCGGCCTTTTTTTCATCGCTCAGATGAATATCGCGCCTGCATGGTTCATGCCGGCATTTATCCCGCCTGGTCAATAAAAAAGGCTGAAACCCTGGCGAAGGAAGTGCAGCGTGTGTTACGCAAAGGTGACTACAAAAGCTTCCTCAAAAAGATGTATGGAAACTACCCTGCCTACTGGGACAATACACTAGAGGGCTGGGATCGCTTGCGCTTCATAACTAATACCATGACCCGGATGCGCTATCTTGATACCTCTGGTGCCCTGGAGCTTGATCTAAAATGTGCACCCGGAAAACAGCCGCCGGGCTTCCATCCCTGGTTCAATGTTGAGGGAAAGCGTAAGCCGTCCTGGAAGGTTATTTTTGGCCACTGGTCTACCCTGGGGTTACATTGGCAAAATAATGCGATATGCCTCGACTCAGGCTGTCTCTGGGGAGGAAAACTCACCGCCGTACGTATAGATATACCGAAACCACAGTTTTTTTCTCAAAGCTGCAAGAAAACCATGTAACATACTGATTAATATAGTTATTATATCAAAGAACTGCAAAGGGCGCGTAGTAAAGCTTTCGTAAAATCTTTGCGGTCTTTGCACCCTTGCCGGTTGAAACCTCTTTACACATCAAGGTTTGCTGAGAATGCGTTATCTTCGATGAATTTCCTTCTTGGTTCTACGACCTCGCCCATCAGCATGGAGAATGTCTCATCTGCCGCGACACCATCCTCTACCGTCACTTGAAGCAGCCTTCTAACCTTCGGATCCATTGTGGTTTCCCAAAGCTGATCCGGGTTCATTTCACCAAGCCCCTTGTAACGCTGAATCGCCATGCCTTTCTTTGCCTGCATCATCATCCAGTTCAGTGCCTCTGAGAAGTCACTAACGGCCTGCTCTTTTTCACGGACACGAACTTTTGCGTCCTCTGCAAGCAAACCTTGCAGTGTTTTACCGAGCGTAACCAGCGTTCTGTACTCGGCTGATTTGAATAATGCTGTATCGAAATGTGTGATGGAACTTGTTCCGTGCTTTGTTCGGGTAACCACTATTTCATACTCATCATTCGCACCGGGTACGAGCTGGCCAGAATACGCAACTTCCCCCTCCTTATTATTGGTCCTTACCACGACCAGATCATCCAGATATTCCTGCATGCGTGCTTTATCTTTAAAGTCATCTGCGCAGAGCTCCGGTATATTTATCATTGGCTGTAACAGAAAAGGATCGTAACGCTGGCTTAACCTTGAAATGATCGCCTGGGCGGCCAAATAGTCTCTACATAATGTTTCCAGCGCTTTGCCGGTTATCTCTTCTCTACCACTGCCCGGGAATAATACAGTATCCTGTAGCGCCTGACCCAGCAGATACTCCTGTAACTCTGCATCGTCTTTAATATATTTTTCTTTTTTTCCCCTGCTTAGCTTATACAGGGGTGGTTGTGCGATATATATATGCCCCTCTTCAACCAGTTCTTTCATTTGACGATAGAAAAAGGTCAATAATAAGGTGCGAATATGAGATCCATCGACATCGGCATCGGTCATAATAATTATACGATGATAGCGAAGCCTTAATTTATCAAAATCATCCTTACCGATACCTGTCCCGAGCGCCTTGATCAGAGTTCCCACTTCATCGGATGACAACATCTTGTCGAAGCGGGCCTTCTCCACATTCAAAATCTTTCCTTTCAGTGGTAATATAGCCTGGAATTTTCTGTCTCTGGCCTGCTTTGCTGAGCCGCCGGCGGAGTCCCCTTCCACAAGATATATTTCACATAATGAGGGGTCTCTTTCCTGGCAATCAGCCAGTTTTCCTGGCAATCCTGATATCTCCAGCGCGCCTTTTCGGCGCGTCATATCACGGGCTTTTCTAGCAGCATCTCGTGCCCTTGCTGAATCAACTATTTTCTGTGAAATTGTTCTCGCATCAGTAGGGTTCTCCAGTAAAAATTCACCGAGTTTTTCACTCACCAGCGAATCAACTATACCTTTCACTTCTGAGGAAACCAGTTTATCCTTGGTTTGTGATGAAAATTTTGGATCCGGTACTTTTAGAGACAGGACGGCTATCAAGCCTTCACGTGCATCATCACCACTAATACTAACCTTTGCTTTTTTTGCAATGCCGGTCGAATCGATATATTGATTAAGTGTCCGCGTCAGCGCAGATCTTAAACCGGACAAATGCGCTCCACCGTCTCTTTGTGGGATATTATTGGTATAGCAAAAAATATTTTCCTGGTAGGAATCATTCCACTGCATTGATAACTCGACCTGGGTACCATCGCGCTCGCTGATGATCTCAATCACCTTGTTGTGCAAAGTAGATTTATTCCGGCTAAGGTGCTCAACAAAAGAACTGATACCGCCCGTATATTCGAACACCTCTTCCTCATTCGTTCTTTCATCCCGCAGAATAATACAGGCGCCGGAATTAAGAAAAGACAGCTCACGTAAACGCTTTGCCAATAAATTAAAGTGGATTACCGTATCGGAAAATATCTCTGAACTAGCTTTAAATCGAATCTCTGTGCCTGTCTGCGCTGTGTCACCAGTCTCTTTTAGGGGCGCATCCGGCACACCAAGCGAATATGACTGTTCAAATACTTTTCCGCCACGGTGAATGGTCAGGTGCAGGGTTTCAGATAAAGCGTTCACCACAGACACGCCAACCCCATGCAATCCACCAGACACCTTGTATGAATTCTGATCAAACTTACCGCCAGCATGAAGCACTGTCATAATCACTTCGGCAGCCGATTTCCCTTCCTCTTCAATAATGCCAGTGGGTATCCCACGACCGTTATCTTCAACAGAGACTGAATCGTCGGCGTGTATAGTTACAGTGACATCTTTACAGTGCCCAGCAAGAATTTCATCGATAGAGTTGTCTACAACTTCAAATACCATGTGATGTAGACCAGTACCATCCTCGGTGTCACCGATATACATACCGGGTCTTTTTCGTACTGCATCGAGCCCTTTTAGAACCTTAATACTATCTGAGTTATATTCCTGATTTTCTACCATTTTGGTGTGGTTTCCGTACTTTGCTTATCAATGGAATTATAACATTTTCAGTGGGCGATATCTGGTTTTCCTGGGGTTTTTTAAATGCGCTGACGCACGGCCCTGCGCCTGTCCTCTGTGGATGTTCCACGTGAAACACTCCACGATCAAAGCCTCATCGGCATAACAATATAGACCGTTTCTTCATCTCCCGGTGCGCGTATGGTACCACTGCTATTTGCATCACTGAGTAGTATTTCTACTTTTTCAGAATTTATCGCATTCAAGGCTTCGAGCATATAACCAACATTGAAGCCTATTTCTACATTACCACCGGTATATTCAATATCAATCTCATCAAAGGCTTCTTCCTGGTCTGGATTGTTTGAAGATACGCTCATTTTGCCGTTTGTGACAATCAGCCGTACGCCTCTAAATTTTTCGTTTGTTAGTATGGCTGCTCTGTTCAGGGTGTTTTGCAGATCATTTCTATCAATAATAAGGGATTTGTCCTGGTTTTTTGGAATTACTTTTTCATAATCAGGAAAGCGGCCATCTATTAGTTTTGATGTGAAAATGACCGAATCTAATTCTACGCGAATGTGGTTCGGATTAAAGCTGACGCTTATTTCTGTATCGTTATCTTCGATTATGTGGTTTAACTCAGTAATTGCCTTTCTAGGAACGATTGCCTGTATATTTGCATCTGTTGATCTGGATGTAAGTTGGCATTCCGTTTTTGCGAGTCTGTGTCCATCGGTTGCAACTGTTTTCAGTTTATCGCTATCCGCAACCAATAGCAGTCCATTCAGATAAAAACGTACGTCTTGTTGGGCCATAGCAAATGAGGTTCGAGTAAGTGCTTGTTTAAATAAGCTGGCGGGTAATTTCCAGACCTGGCTCCATTGTTCAGTTTCAATTTTTGGGAAATCGTCAGCCGGCAGTGTTTGAACAGTAAAGCGGCTTTTCCCGGAGCGGATTATGCACTTGCCATTATCTTCTGCGGAAATTGATATTTCAGCACCCTCTGGTAGTGCTCGGGTGATATCAAATAATTTTCTGGCATTAATTGATATTTCCCCTGCTTCTCCTGTTGCATGATCGCAATAAGTAATTACTTCAACTTCGAGATCAGTGCCTGTAAGACTTAGTCTGTCTTTACCATCAGATTGCAATAATACATTTGACAATATTGGTAATGTCTGACGTTTTTCTACGACACTGCTTACATAAGTAAGTGGTTTGAGCAATGCTCCTCTGGATAATGTTATCTTCATAATAGTATTACCTTATTTTTATACATATTTACTTCTACTGCTGTTTAGTTATAAAACATCTGTGTAAAAGCCAAATTATCTCAATCAATTCAATTGCTTAAAAAAATCATACCTCTGTTGATAAAGGCTTGGTTTTGAGAGGAGAATATGTGTGTTAATGTGCATAAGTATGTAATCATAAGCGTATTTCTGATTTATCCACAATTTATTCATCAACTACTGAGAATTTTCAACAGGTTTTCATAGTCTTCATTTAGTTGAGGAATATCATCGGCCAACTCTTTTACTTTTTTACAGGCATGAATAACTGTTGTGTGGTCTCTGCCGCCAAAGGCATCTCCAATCTCAGGCAAGGAATGGTTTGTTAATTCTTTTGCCAGGGCCATTGCGATTTGTCTGGGTCTTGTAATATTACGGGTACGTTTTTTTGATCGAATATCCAGGACCCTGATCTTGTAATAATCAGCAACCGTTTTCTGTATATTTTCCAGGCTGATCATTCGCCGCTGGAAGCCGACAATATCCTTGAGGGCCTCCTTTGCCATGTCAAGATCAATCTCACGGCCTGTAAATCGCATACTGGCAACTATTCGATTCAGGCCGCCTTCAAGTTCACGAACATTTGAGCGAATTTGTCTTGCAATAAAAAATGCAACTTCCTGCGCAAGGTTAATCCCCATTTCTGCTGCTTTGGTGATTAAAATCGCAACCCTGGTTTCAAGTTCAGGCGGTTCAATGGGAACAGTCAGGCCGGAACCAAATCGGGAAACCAGGCGCTCTTCCAGGCCCTCTATTTCCTGTGGCATTCTATCACTGGTCATAATAATCTGACGGTTTAGATCTAACAGAGAGTTAAAGGTATGGAAAAACTCTTCCTGGGACTGGTTTTTACGTGCAAAAAAATGGATATCATCAATTAACAGAGCGTCGACGGAACGATAATGAAGCTTAAAATCAGCAATGGTTCCATATTGCAGGGCTTTAACAAAACCCTGAACAAAAAATTCTGACCGCACATAAGCCACGGTTGCCGTGGGTTGTTGTTGGAGAATCTTGTTTCCGGCTGATTGCATAAGATGGGTTTTGCCGACACCTGAGCCGCCATAGATAAATAATGGATTATAAGTTTGACCCGGATTTTCACCAACCTGTAAGGCGGCTGCTCGGGCCAGTTGATTAGACTTGCCAGCAACATGGCTGTGGAACGTAAATTTTGGATTTAGGGCAGTGGGAAAATCCTGCCTTATTTTTTTTCTGCCCGCACTATTCCGTTCACTATTAATTAAACCCTTTTTTTCTATCGGTCGATCAGTACTTATTACATTTTTGCTACCAATTTTCAGATTAACAACAAAGTCACCATTCCCTACAGAACAGGCGATTTCTGTGATACGATCCAGGTAGTGTGATTCTACCCAGTCTTTGACAAAACGATTTGGCGCCAGCAAGGATAGTTTATTGTGATCCTTCTCAGCCTGTAGTGGGCGGATCCAGGTGTTAAAGTGGTTACTGGACAACTCACCTTCCAGGTGTGACAGGCAGTCATTCCAAAAGCTTTTTCTAGGCAAAGTAGTTCCCTGATTCCTATAATATAACCATATAGTTATATTATTATATTCTTTAAGTGTTGCAGCATGTCTGGAAAATTCCAGCATGTGGAGTTCCATAGTTTAACCAATAGAATTAGAGTTATCCACAGGTAAAAGTACTAATATTTTATTATATATTTATAAGGAAAAGCTAAATACAGGTTGACATGTAAGCCAACAAAAAGTACATTTTCCGCCCTTTTACATTTTGACCGAACTTCTTTACTGGCCGTGGCCTGAAAAAGTCTTTCGGGGGTACTTATCGAAGACAGAGACCATGAAAAGAACATTTCAGCCTAGTGTGTTAAAACGTAAACGTCGTCACGGTTTTCGTGCAAGAATGAAAACCCGTAGTGGTCGCGCAATCATCAATGCTCGACGCGCTAGAGGCCGTGCTTCACTAAGCGCCTGACATTTAAGGGCACCTCTATTAATTCCGGATAATTCAGATTGGATTCAAAAGCTGTCAGATCAAGGCAAGAAACGCACGTAATAGCTTGCTATTGCGAAGGTTCTTAACGCAGAGATGGCAGGTTTTGGAGTCAAGATGATTATTCATGAATTAATAGAGGTGCCCTTAAGCCTTTCTCGTGTCCGAGGCTTTTAAAAAATCCAGCAGAATGCTGGAGAAAGCCGATTATGAACACGTGTTCAAAAATGGCCTGCGCCACCATGGAAAATATTTCCGGGTCATCGTCTGCGTAAATGGACTTGAAACGGCAAGACTGGGGTTTGTAGTCTCCTGCAAAGTATCACCAAGGGCTGTTGTAAGAAACCGGATTAAGAGACAAATACGGGAATCATTCAGGCTTAAGAAGAATTTACTCAGGGGTCTCGATTGTGTGGTTGTTGCTAAAAATGCAGCAGCTGGAGTTGACCGGCCCACTTTACACTCATCACTTGAATCACACTGGCGGAAAATTTCAGACAATGTGTACTAATCCGAGCCTTAATTAGGCGACACTCAGAGGACCCAAAATGATTCAGATCAAGACGCGGCTCGCAGGCAATGGCTGGCCCTTGTCAAGAGGCGCAACGCTGAGCTGGATCATTTTGGGTCCTCCCTTTGGGCTTAGCTGTGCTTCACCCACGGACATCGTTATCGAAACTTGCTGTAGAATGACTACAGCGGCGTTCCGATGCCTCGCCGTGAATAAAGCACAGCTAAGCTGAGTGTCGCCTAATTATGGTTCGGATTAGTAACATTCCAGTAAGCATACTGAAGTTTTATAAGCGCTGGATCAGCCCGTTATTAGGGCAACACTGCCGTTTTTACCCCACTTGTTCGGAATATGCTGCAACTGCAATAGCAGAATATGGCGTCATTCGGGGTGGCTGGATGTCAGTACAACGGGTTTTTCGTTGCAACCCGTGGAATGAAGGTGGCCTGGATTATGTCCCCTGTAAGCACAAGGACCATGTAGATGGATAATCAAAGATTAATACTTTTTGTTGTACTGGGCCTCCTTTCGTTAATGCTTTGGCAGTCATGGGTAGAATATAACGCACCACAACAAACGGCACAGAAAGAAGGGAATACAGCGACCGAACAAGTGCCTGAAAAGGGCGCCATTCCAGCTACACCAAAGACGAGTTCTGAGGCACCGGCGCCGTCATCCGCCACAACAGAATTATTGTCAAAACCCGTGCGTACTGGCGAAGCTGTAACAATCAAAACCGACCTCCTTAAAGTTGAGCTGAATACCTATGGTGCAGGAGTCAATAAAGTATGGTTAAGAAAATACACGGTAGATATAGATCATCCCGATGAGCTGTTTCAGCTTATGAGAGACACAGGGAAAAATATTTATATAGCGCAGGGTGGTTTACTTGTGCAGGGAAGAGAATTTCCAACCCACAAAACGCTGTTTACGGCGTCGAAAAATTCTTATCGCCTGGCCGATGGCCAGGACACACTTGATGTAGAGTTTGTCTGGAATTCAGCTGACGGCATTACCTACAAGAAAATCTACAGCTTTCACCGCGACAGCTACGTAATTGATGTAAAGTTCAGGGTATTAAATACAAGTTCGACGGTGTGGAATGGCTATCAATACAACCAGTTTGAGAGGACACAACCGGCAACCCGGAGATCATTTAATCCGGCGGGCATGGTTCCAAGCTATACGGGTGGAGCAATCTATAACGAGCAGGACAAGTACAGAAAGATCAAATTTTCAAACATGCAGGAAGAGAACCTGTCCTTTCTAACAACAAATGGCTGGGCAGGTATGTTGCAGCACTACTTTGTCGGAGCCTGGTTGCTTGAAGAGGGTCAGGAGTACGAAATGTTTACCAATTATTTAGCCGGCA
Coding sequences within it:
- the dnaA gene encoding chromosomal replication initiator protein DnaA, which codes for MLEFSRHAATLKEYNNITIWLYYRNQGTTLPRKSFWNDCLSHLEGELSSNHFNTWIRPLQAEKDHNKLSLLAPNRFVKDWVESHYLDRITEIACSVGNGDFVVNLKIGSKNVISTDRPIEKKGLINSERNSAGRKKIRQDFPTALNPKFTFHSHVAGKSNQLARAAALQVGENPGQTYNPLFIYGGSGVGKTHLMQSAGNKILQQQPTATVAYVRSEFFVQGFVKALQYGTIADFKLHYRSVDALLIDDIHFFARKNQSQEEFFHTFNSLLDLNRQIIMTSDRMPQEIEGLEERLVSRFGSGLTVPIEPPELETRVAILITKAAEMGINLAQEVAFFIARQIRSNVRELEGGLNRIVASMRFTGREIDLDMAKEALKDIVGFQRRMISLENIQKTVADYYKIRVLDIRSKKRTRNITRPRQIAMALAKELTNHSLPEIGDAFGGRDHTTVIHACKKVKELADDIPQLNEDYENLLKILSS
- the rnpA gene encoding ribonuclease P protein component, which produces MLEKADYEHVFKNGLRHHGKYFRVIVCVNGLETARLGFVVSCKVSPRAVVRNRIKRQIRESFRLKKNLLRGLDCVVVAKNAAAGVDRPTLHSSLESHWRKISDNVY
- the yidC gene encoding membrane protein insertase YidC; protein product: MDNQRLILFVVLGLLSLMLWQSWVEYNAPQQTAQKEGNTATEQVPEKGAIPATPKTSSEAPAPSSATTELLSKPVRTGEAVTIKTDLLKVELNTYGAGVNKVWLRKYTVDIDHPDELFQLMRDTGKNIYIAQGGLLVQGREFPTHKTLFTASKNSYRLADGQDTLDVEFVWNSADGITYKKIYSFHRDSYVIDVKFRVLNTSSTVWNGYQYNQFERTQPATRRSFNPAGMVPSYTGGAIYNEQDKYRKIKFSNMQEENLSFLTTNGWAGMLQHYFVGAWLLEEGQEYEMFTNYLAGNRYFIGFKTLKPLSIQPGSAGELSTRMYIGPKEIRRLKKAAPGLDLTVDYGWLTPISSPLYWLLDKIHIVVGNWGWAIIILTMLIKLAFFPLSAASYKSMANMRRMTPRIKTLKERYGDDKQKLNQAMMKLYKEEKINPLGGCLPVLIQIPVFIALYWALLESVELRQAPWIFWIRDLSAPDPYFVLPILMGASMLGQQMLSAVAMDPLQKKIMMAMPIVFTFFFLFFPSGLVLYWTVNNLLTIAQQYTINKKMGV
- the yidD gene encoding putative membrane protein insertion efficiency factor; protein product: MVRISNIPVSILKFYKRWISPLLGQHCRFYPTCSEYAATAIAEYGVIRGGWMSVQRVFRCNPWNEGGLDYVPCKHKDHVDG